The genomic segment ATCGCACAACTCTCCGCTTGGGAGCTTTGTGGCTACAACTGCCATAATCTTAGCCATAAGCCATCATCAACGCGAATGAAGATAGTCCCTCAACTTAGCTCATTAACCAATGACTTCTAGGCATGGTCGCAGTTGAACGTCTGACCACCTGGCTGACCACCCGACTGACAGGCGACGTTGCGAGACTTGCAGTGGATACTGTCCGGCTTCACGTTGGATGCGCAGCAGAAGTCGCACATTGTCCcctggacgacggcaccgcAGTTTGTGGGCTGGGCGCAGTGGCGGGCTACGAGGGGAAAGGAGGCGAAATTGGAAGATGGCATCGCGTAGGCCAGAGGAAGGAGGACAATGAGGCAGCGGAGGGCAATCATCCGGCCAGAGGTTTCGGGGTTTAGTTATAAGTAGAATAGATTTGAGGTAATTACAGGCTGTTGGAGCGTTAAAATTCGATAGGGGCGAGACTCTTGTTCAACTGGCGGGACGAGGCGATCTTTATCACTCCTTCACATTTCCGCTTTCCTAATTGTCATGTATCAAAAAGTGGCGGATTTCTAGAACCTGTGCTGCGTAGGTTATATTTTCTTAAATTGCTGACGCAAGAATAAATCTTCTTCGTGGTGCTGGTGGGACGACTTCCTTACGGTCAAGGCAGGCAGTGGTACGAATGATAAGGTTTGAGAATGTATGCGGAGATGATTGGATAAAGATGAGATTAGAAATATATTTAAATGTCTCCAAGCCGTACATTCGGTTGAGACGCTTTTGAAACGGCCCCGAACCGTCTGTAGTTCTGCTGCTCACGACATCAATGCATTGCAAATTTAAGATATGTTTTATCCCCTCCACCGCCAAAAGGCTACATTCTCCACCCAGTACACTGAAAAATAACCATCAAGAGCCCAATATAACGCCTCAGATGTACAATACTTCTATTTACAGCTATTTTTGCCCATGCCAAAGGTACCAGCATTCTCCCCCTTTGCAAAGGGCCACTTCACAAGTCAGGCAGCCGCGGCGGGATAATTTCCGCCGTGCCCGAGTGAGGTTATTCAGAGCCCCTGCCTCGACTAAGGCCCTCCAGTCTCGTGCCTTTACCCTACTGCAATAGGCGGAAGGCGAAACCTTGCCTCTTACCCCCTCTATATGGTCCTCGTTCGGAATCAAGTTATTCATCCCACCTGAAGGCTCTCAAGGCCTTGCTCTAAGTCGAACTTCTGCTGGTGTTGCAAATCTTTGAATAAGCTGGATAGAAATAGCTTCTCGCCATAGGTATTGGTTTCTGATAGAGGTCCAGCCTGGGTTGCCTAAGCCTTGAagaatgaagctattcacaaGTACGACTTGGAGGAGAAATTCCCAGGCAAGGGCCTGCCAGCCCCCTCGACGGATAGGGTTATGCCATTGGTAATAGGACCTCATCTGATCACTAATATCTACACCATTCATCCGGTGGGTAAACTGGTCAATAGGCACGGGCAGATCTTTCCGGGTATCCGGGCCGAGGACTGCCCGGGCTGCCTGCTTAGCGGGCGTTTCACcggcaggccggcgccggcagcggATAACTTCGTCCTCCGTACGGGCCTGGAAGACTGTTGTAAGGAGGAGCACAAGGGCAATATCCTTCCAGCTAAAATGGTTAACCTATGCCAGCAGAAACATATTGGTAGAGGTTACCTATAGAAAAGACGTTTTGTTACACAAACTAACCCTTCAGACGTCGGAATCGTGTGAATAGTGCCGCAAGGAGACAGTCATGTATGAAGGCGCGCGGCGCAGACCGAACGACGAAAcagaactagggaaggtcacgtgatGGATCAGTTTGGATCACTAGTGATCCAACATGATCCTACACTAAGGATCAGTGAACCGTTAAACTGATCCAACACCAAggatcaccaacaacagGAAGTGATCCAACACACGAACAACGGGATATAAGAACATTCATTCCACACAAGGTAGTTTACCTTCTATAGCTCTTCAccaatcaactttgtgattcACTCTACCAGAAGTGACTCTTAGATTATCCTTCTGTTGTGAGACAAGTTTTATCCACACCCTGATCATATGACTGATCACCGCATCCTCACCAACAAGATTAccaacaagccagcaagaCTCCAGCACTGTTCATTGAGTACTGACCTCAGCTACCTGTTAGCAGAAACACCACTGTCGGATATCTGACCGTAACAACATTCAGTCTTAGAAGGACACAACAGCACAGGTTCAGGAGGAAATACGTCGGAGTAGTGGTCGCAAACCAAGGACTGAATTAGGGCAACGGCGGTGTGGCGTCTGCGGAAACACAGGACACAATGTGCGAACGTGATGTCAGTTCAATGAAGAAATGTCTGGGGAAGAGGACTCTGAGTGGTTTTAATTGATTTagtgttgttgatgttgttgtctTTTTGGTTTAATGTTGTGGTCGCGGTTCTGTGTTTCACTCGCTTGTCTGTTTCACTCGCTTATCATGCACATTAATTACAAATTAATAGTTTCTTAATAAGTCTAAAGGCTTAAGGTTACTTTCATAAAGAGATAGATTTAGTCAGTCACAGATTGAATACTCAGTACTCAGAGCTCAGGAGGAGAAAGAATAAAGGCGGCTTACTATCGGCTTCAGACTCCTAAATATTTCCCTTGTCACCCTTCGGCGTTCTTCTTTAAGATTATTGGAGTCAAGATTTCAGGCTTCTGCATATGCGACGGCACCCATGTCTTTAGTATTGGCAATCATGTCATGTTTGGGTTCCGAAGAACAGGCATTGTTAGGATTGGCACAGGGCTCAATGACTGCTCTCTGCTTTCTTTGGGTGGCATAAGACATGATGGTTGTCGATACAAAGACCTGAGCAGACCTGAAATGTACATTTTTCACAACCTAGTTGGCATCCGTCAAGCCATTCTCAAACTTCTGTCTCTTCTTAGACCAGAACAGTAGGCGTACCCAAAAGGATTGGATGTCAATAAAGCCCTGACATTAAGTACTCTGATTCCAGCAGTTCCCTTCATGCAAACACATCTACAAATACATATTAGTATGTCTGTGTGTACATGGTAATGTGACTTACCTCATTCCATTTATCCAATGGAGTGTTGGTTTCGCAGTACTTTGCCCTCATCCTTCCTTTGAAGACTTTGCAAGTAGATACTGTGTCTTCATGGCTGAAATTACCATCGAGTGTACAACTAATAGCATGTTAGTAAACTAAACCTTACAAAATGCAATAGTTGGGAATAGTATACCGGCAAACGCGAACAGCTAGTGCAGTACTAACAAAGACAAAAAGTAAAGTAGGAGACTTCATTTTGAGGGATAAAGATGCAGTGTAAGTTGATGGGATAAGGAAACAGTACTGGCTTGACTCCTAGATTCAGGAGCAGGTAAGACTCTCTTATATAGTGTACACGTTGGGTTAAGGTTTAAAGAAATTGTAGCTTTTTGCAAAAACAAACTAAATTAGATTTAGTAACAAACTATGCATTACGTATTAGAGGCAGTAATATAGGCTTCGTAATTACATGATACACAGCATGACAGGGGGCTAATGAACGCCAAACTAACAAGATTGTCAAACTAACGGGAACGCCGAAATGTTGGAAACGTCAAATTAGCGGCCAAATGAGCGGGAAAGCCAAATTAGCGGCCGAGCCAACGGGAACGCCAAATTAATGGGAATGCTGAACTTAACACAGTTAATATTGGCCTGTGTTTAGTTCAGGAGCTCTTCAAACTAGTCTGACATCTTGGCGTTTAGGGTTAGCTTAGCTCAGGGTTATcttagggttagggttaaAGTTGCCAATGAGCGTGAACGGTCCGACGACTACTCACGCCGATGCAGGATACAGGCACCCAGCGACGTCGACAATGAGCATGGGACCGGTGCCGGATGCCGCGCGCGTCATTCACGGTATGAGCGCGCACGGGTTTGCCACCACCGTCCTTTTCTCTATCGCCACGGGAAGAGCCATATATGGGCTGGAAACAGGCTACTTGATCGTACTAGAGCCGTGGGGTCGGCCCGTTTTGGACTTCTACGACGGCTTGAGATTTGGGTTGTACGGGGTAAGCTTCGAACCATTTGAGCAGCCAAGACTGGGTGGTTTGAactccgccgccagccaaCGTTGCGCTTCGAATgcggacgacgccgtcaacTTGATCTGGGACCCGACAGACAGCCGCCGAGGTCCACAACAAGCCCTCGCGTCTGCGGGCACGAGGTCATTCCGGCCATGGCTCCCGTCGAACGCGGCAAACTCCCCGCGCCCGTAGGCGTAACAACTGAATTGGGCTTTCGGTCTTTCCGGCAGGTCCGCGACAACCAGCGGGGGAGTCTTTGGAGGACAAGCTGTCAAAATACAATCACCGCCCAGGTCACGTTATCACTCCATGATTCTGCGTGCGCGTCTGGGCGACCTGTCCATCTCTCCCAGTAGTGGCGAGGACGGTGGGCTCTGCGGCGTTCGCGGCTAGAGCATCTGCGTGGACAACAAACCATTGACTACCACCTGCGAATTGCCAATGTATATAAGCGTGTGCCTCTCAACTAAGCAGAGAAAATACTCTACTTAGGCCGCTGGCATGTATTGGGTCCTTTGCCTTATTCTTTTGGAAACAGTACCTAAGCTGCTTTTATCGTATGTGCGCTAGGCAATCGTTTGCCAATATTGATGCGTCGAGAGGAGTTCTATGGAGTGCTAAAATAGGAGGACTTGCTTCATCTCATGAAAACCAGGCGGTGAGTTATTGAAACCGGAATGGCGATTCGAAATCGGAGATTTCCCTTCCGGCAGGTTCCGGCAGTAAACAGCCGGTTCCCCGACATGCCTGTGAAGTGTTGTCAAGCTCCAGCCACAGTAATCGCAGGACGTCGTCTCTGCGCCCTACGACGTCTGCAGAGATGGGCGAAAAACTCGTCCCTATTCCGAGAAGGAGGTCATCGGATCGTCGGAACCTAATTAAAGACCTTCGAGATTTGCATGTCGGGGGTTTGTCCACCTACCCACTATTCAAGATTCGTTTCTTCAGACCTGCCGAACCTCCAAACCGCTCGACCGTCAGCCATTGCACCAGACCCCATGTATTTCTCTCTCCGGACTTCGCCAATGGTGCTGTGACTTGGCGTTGCCCGCAGGTTTCCTCTGGCTGGAAATGGCCGGGACCCTAGCGTATCTTAAGTAGCTTGCCTCAGGCTATACAGCGGTGGGTCTAGGCCTCAGCAGATAAATTTGCGCTAATGGACTCATATGGAGCGGACCCTGGGTTTATAAATGGCGCAGATTGCGTGCAGAATGAATGTCTCTCGTCTTCTTGCTATCTGGCCTGTTTGGGGGTGCGTCGACAATAAGGCGTAGTCCGCCACCTATGCTATGCTCTGTTGTTGGTTTTGAGTTTCGGCTTCGCGGGTCCCCCACCCCGGGCCTGCCGCCGCAGTGGCGCCTGTGGGTCTGATCAAGCACGAAAAGTGACAGAATCCTTGCATGCTTCCATGGACATAACCCATCCAGAATGGTCTGACTGTACTTAAACAGGCCAGCCTGTCATTTCCACCTGGCCCTAGCTCTGTAACAGTTATTAGGATAGCATTAGGCCCACAAGCCTGTAGTGATTCCATCCACTCTTTAGTACGAATAAGACACTCTTTTCTGCTCACTCATATATGCATATTCCGCTGGCCACCCTGACAAACCGTCAGGGTGCGTGTTTTGTTTAAAACCCAGGCTCCAGTCCCGGCCATGGACCCAGTCATGAGTTCCGGTCGAAGCGGGATTATGTCTTGTGTCTACCTGTTATCACAGATCTTAAATCCACCCACTTGCGTCAATCTAATAAGTTTTACTCTAAATAATGCCTGGTCGAAGATAACAGCCGACATAACTCGGCAAATAGAGACGGAAATCTAGCTCAATCCATGTAACAGGCCTAGATCAATCCCGCAACGGGGATGGAACATTGAAAATACATGGGAGGGAGGATGCCCAAAGGATCCGAAGTTCCGAAGCCTACCGGATCTAGTTGTTCATTATCAGGTTTAATAACCTTGTTTGCAGAAGTCCCTAATCGAAAGCCAATCTTGAAAAGTTTCAGCGCTTGGCGGGCAATGATACTAAAGCGAGTTAGCTTAGACGTTCGCAAGCCCCTGCTAGCTTCTGTCGCGCTGTAGAGATGGCATTTCTTACTCGGACTAGGATAACTGATCAAGAGCTGAAAAACACATCTGCCACTGAAACTTCTATGTAGTAACCCACCTACCCTATTTACGAACCACCCCCACATCCGaaccaccatcaccacccaTGTGCCACTATTCCCATCCTCTATTCCTCCACCCTACCACCTACCCATATGCAGCTTTCGGCTTCACTGGGCATTTCTGATGCGCTGGATTCGTCTAGACTATCCTCTGATTCGCTGGAGGACAATAGAGCCTACTCAAGTATTCTCCGTCGGAACGCGTCGAGATACGGCCGTCCGTGTACAACCATTGGCCGAACCCATTCATCGTCCCACTCCATGCCCCCCTGCTTGACTAGGAAATCTTGACGCGTTCCCAAACCTCTTCTCCTGATTGCGTATTGCCCTACAAAGGAAAGCAAGTCGGTGACTTTTGCTACAGCATGCCGTTTCTAATCTTCTCAAATAAGAACATTAATTACACGCTACCACAGATGTtgaggctgaaagctgtattgtggtggcatctaggtgcagtcaatagttaattgaacatactggtgttgatgggaataccctcatttttgggtggcccatatgtaggggtggcccaaaagtgaGTGCTTTGACTTAACGCTAATATCAGACTAACCGGAAAACAATAGGGGGCTAGCTACTGCGTTGGCTTTTAAGCTGCCTTCTGTAGCGTCTGTATGGTTGGTTGCTGGCATTTGTATCCTTATAGTCACAATCCTCCAAACCTTCCGAGCCTTTACTGAGGAGGTCTTTAAAGTCACTGTTATTATTAGTCTTAGTCGCACTTCTATAACTGTCATCATTACTGAGATCTTTAAATGAGCTATGTGAGATCCCAGCTCTGTTATGACCACCTGCTGGGAAGCTAGGAGTTTGAGCAGATGGCATCCcccttgtcctcgtccttgttgTCGTACGCATCACACGGCAGCTGTCTGCATCTGGTACATGTCTATAAGCTGAGGTAGTGCTGGTCTTGGTAGAATCAGCAGCCGCAACATCATCCAGGCATAAGGTGTCCCAGATTTCGTCCGACAATAGTGCCTCAAGCGCGCGCGATTGAGCGATGGTGAGGGATCTCCGGCACTGCCACAGCCGCGTCCCTAGGGGAAGACGCCACAGCCGCACACAGAAGCACAGAAGCCTTTTCACCAGGCGGCGGTACTTGTATGTGGTGGCCTGCCGGCTGACCAGCTCGAATGGGGCCTTGTACGGCCGGTAGGGCTCTGAGCTGCGGAGCCAGCAGCGCATGGAGACGTCCATAGACCGTATCGTATCCTCGCAACGGTCGAAGACGCCGTCCACGGCCGACATGATACGTTGTAACCGGGCTTCGTCCTCTGGGGTGCTTACAGAGGGcatgtcgtcctcggcgtcccaGGCGTCCGGGCCGACGGCCGGCAGCTCCGACATCTTCACGAGGAAGTCGCGGCGGGCACCGTCGAACATAAGATCCCAGCCGGTGCGACGCATCCAGCCTGTTTGGAACGCCATATCGACAGGGCCCGTagcggtggcggtggcggtggcgcgGAGACCGCTGGCGAGGTGAGCTCGTTCCGCATCATGCGCCGCGGCAAGCAGGGCCTGTTCGGCAGCGGGCGCGTCGTCAGCATCAGGCGTACCTGTCTCGCAGGGCGGCAGCGACCCTGTCGTAGTGGACTGGGCTATCCAGTAGCCCCGCGCACCATTCTGTGACCAGCTTTGGAGTAGGACACCGCTGTGGATATGGTCCCGTTGCCAGCCGTCCGCCTTCCGCGAGTCCTTGATGCCGTGTGCCTTGGAGAGGTGGCGGCAGACCAGGTCATCGCTTGCCGTCCGATAGCTGCAGTGACGACAGGCATGGCCGCGGGTGACCGTTAGTGCACCGTGCGGCGGGAGGCCGTCAGGACGGGGAGCGACGTCGTTCGGGTCCCCAAGCTGCAGGGACTTCACCAGCGCGCTCAGCCCACGGCGTTGCGGCTTTGGCACGTCGTGTTTCTCAGCCAGGTGGCGGCTTACGCGCTCCCCGAACGGCTTCAATGCGTAACCGCAAGGCCGGCAGATGAGGACCGGTTCAGGCTCGTTCAAGTAAAGTTGCAGGGCTTCAAGGCGCTGGCGCCGCTGCTTGTCCGTCAAGCTGTGCGGCGTCATAGGCTAGGACGGAAGGGGAGACAAGAGAGCTATGTAGCTGTGTAGGAGTAGTGCGTAATTAATGTTCTTATTTGAGAAGATTAGAAGCGGCTTGCTGTAGCTAAAGTCACTAACTTGCTTTCCTTTGTAGGGCAATACGCAGTCAGGAGAAGAGTTTTGGGAACGCGTCAAGATTTCATTTGAAGATGGAGACACTGAAGCAGTAAGTGGGGTGTATCTGATATTGTTGGCCAATGGGAGGCCCAGGGAACGCGTCGAGATTTCCTAGTCAAGCAGGGGGGCATGGAGTGGGACGATGAATGGGTTCGGCCAATAGTTGTACACGGACGGCCGTATCTCGACGCGTTCCGACGGAGAATACTTGAGTAGGTTCTGACTGAAGCTATATTGCCTGAGTCTACTGGGCTCATAACTGACAGATCTTCAGTATGGTCAGCAGTGGCATAATGAAATTAGGGATAAATGTGGTTGTATTGCTTAGAGTGATCtgctgggcctgcaggagatCTATATAAACGAGTGGTATCTATCCCTTGTAGGGCAATCCTGGCCCGACTATGCCGTTTGGCGAGTAATGAATGTATCGGGTCGGTTTTACTAAAGCGAGGGTATCCCAGGTTCTGTCAGATTATCTAACAAGGAGTGTTTATACGTACTAAAGAGTGGATGGAATCACCACAGGCTTGTGGGCCTAATGCTATCCTAATAACTGTTACAGAGCTAGGGCCAGGTGGAAATGACAGGCTGGGCTGTTAAAGTACAGTCAGACCATTCTGGATGGGTTATGTCCATGACTCGCATAGAAGCATGCAAGGATTCGTCAGATAGCTACAAGGAAATCACCAATGTCATCCATCTCGTCTGGCACCTTAAACCAAtgcccctcttcctccgccCCTTCGTACTCCTTCCATTcaacatccccccccccttgcttCAGGACACGTGCTGCCTGTCGACCTAATTCCACGTCCACGTATgcgtcgtcaacgccgtgGCCCATGAATATCGAAGTTTGTTCCAAAATGCCTAGACGGAGACGTTCACCCACGGTTTGTATCATGCTAAGTAACACATCCTTGGGTGCCATGTTTTCCGCATCAGGACCCTTTTTTGGCAGCGGCTTCTGACCAGCCAGGATTTCTTCAACATCAGCCGCAAATGGGAGCCAAGTACTGGCGGCAAAGAATCCCCCCAATCCTGTAGTTTGATCTCGCTGGCAGAACAGAGTCCACATCCCAACCGCAGCACCCTGGCTGATTCCGCCAAGGACTAATCTTTTTTGATTGCCGCCAAGTCGCTTAACCTCCCCCTCCATAACTTGAGAGATATAGTCTATCGACTCACAAAGCCCTTCGACTTGCAAATCTTGCCGCGCGGTAGGGTCTGTTAGAGAGTGTGCTTCAAACCAAGCAGGCATGTTTTCTTGAAAAGCAATGCTCCATATTTTCTTCGAGGAAGGGAATACCCATCGCCAACCGGGCAGTTTGTCTATGATGGTGCAGTCATCGGAAAGCGTTGATGCAACAAGTTCCTGAAAAAGCTCCTCGCCGCAACTGCCGCGTCCGTGTAAAATAATCGCAGTGTGGGTGTGCTCGGACTTGGGCTGTATGACGTGACTGGGCCCAAAAGACCCGTTATTGTCTTCGGCGATCAACCCCGGGGATCGACTGTAGTCGAGGCCTTCCATGCCGTCTGGAATCAATAAACAAATCTTCCTGGGTTAAGCGTTTGTGTAGTTTAGGGGGAATGGAATTGTTAAGAACAGTGCCAGTAAGGAGAAGCGATGTTTGAGTGTAAAGATAGGTTTAGGAAAGGAGCTGCAGGGGTAACGGAATGTCATGGGAATTCGCAGTAATATAGTTGATTTGTTGACCCACCTTAGTTAACATTAAGGCCAATTAGAAGGCCAGATTTAAGTCAGTATTACCTAAGCATGTTTGCTTAGAAATAGGGGCAAGTAACAAAACCTCTTACACAAGATCTACAGACATACAAAAGCATATTAGACTATTACACTATTTTTCCATATTTTTATAAATTGATAGCTCATTTATGTATAGTATAGGGAGTTAAAACTCTCTGCACAGCGAAATTGTCTAGAAGCTGTGGGTTCAATTCCTTAAGTTAAATGGAAAGCGTGTATAATAAACACGCAATTAGAGAACAGTGTATTTTCGCGGCAATTCTAGCGCCTAGCCTAACAGAACAGCCATCAGGCTAGGCGACGAGGGATCTGCCGAGGGATCTTCCGAGGGATCTTCCGAGGGATCTGCCGAGGGAGCTACCAAGGAAGCTAGCTACCAAGGGATTTGCTTAAGAGTCTGTTAAAGGTTCTGCGAAAGCCTGCTAAATAAGGCTAGCAGCAGTGTGAACTGCTAATTGCGTGAATCTATGTAGCCCTTGTATAGGGAAGACGCCGGGTCTAGCTAGGACCTTGCTTATGCAAAAGTCCCTATGATTATAAGAGACGGCAATGCCGGTGATAGCACCCTTGCTTAGGGAGGAACATGTCGCCCCTAGGATAAAGGTGGCGTCAGCGGCAGTAAAATAAGTCGCTTACAGGCTGCGATCTGTTAAATTGGAGGGCATACCGCACGCACAGAGCACTTTAGAGATAGGACTTATTAGACAGCTTGAATAGCCGCTTAGCAGCACTAAAGGGCCTACTGCAGGCTCTATCCGACGTAGTAGGCTATGCAATAGCCTAAAGCAACTAGAAAAGAGGTGTCACGAGCAGGTCAAGGTAACCAACTGCGCCACAAAGCAAAAGCTTTAGTAACAATGCACCTGCATCATTATCCCCTGTTCTGCAttaagtcaaagcacccacaTTTCGGCCAGGTTTTACACCTAAAATCTACTAAAACTAACAACCTTAGCTCCttaaccctaaccctaaataatctataaatattacatattatatataaatataaaatAACTATATACAATAAGTATAAAAGcttctactatactatatataaagtattaagtTTTTAAAGTTAGAAATCTTAAAATGTTAagattatagtatattttatTAGTAGTCCTTAACAGTAGCTTAAACTTAAATATCTTAGTAAGTTTTATACTAAAAAAGCTActtttagtatatatatataccTTTTTAactaacgtacacgcatagcgagtgGGCCACTTCCTTATCGCATGTAAAACCCCTAGTTTTTAACTATTTTTTAAAAATCCATTTTAAGCCTAAAAAACACTAGATTTCTAGTATTAGTATTTGATAAGAGTTATATTATAGGAAAAAATACAGTAGAAATTCCCACTCTGGTTAGGATGCAGCTTTATATAAGCTAGCTTATCTAGCTCTCTAGATAAGAGATTTAGGAGATCTAGGTATAGGGCTAGTATTAGAATTTCTACTGTATTTTTGCCTAAAATATAACTCTTATCAAATACTAATACTAGAAATCTAGTGTTTTTAGACTTAAAATGGATTTTTAAAAAATAGTTAAAAACTAGGGGTTCTACATACGATAAGGAAGTGGCCCactcgctatgttggcccactcgctatgcgtgtacgttatattTCTATATcatataacgtacacgcatagcgagtcggccaacatagcgagccggccactccttatcgctagaaaaagccccttttctaactatttattaaaaagtagattcttaactaataaagacctagtttttagcattagataacgataagagttagattttaagaaataatagtattaaaattattatctctttctagcctatattactaagcttacctcttatctaggcctctagataagaggattactaagaacctagggttaggaagagacaataatttctacaatattatttcttaaaatctaactcttatcgttatctaatactaaaaactaggtctttattagttaagaatctactttttaataaatagttagaaaaggggctttttctagcgataaggagtggccggctcgctatgttggccgactcgctatgcgtgtacgttacttatagttaagtatttaatagtagttatataagtattatagaAGTAAAATTTAACTAGTatatattttactagtattatactaCCTTTAgatttatatagtaaataagcTATATATATGAGTAAATCTACTATTtcttaatataaatatataatatatattaagTTATTTAAGTAGTCTTactataagtactatatttgctatataatattaaaatttAAAATCTCAAAAATAGTATTAGAAAGTAGAACTTTTACTTTATACTATAAACtaagtatattactaagctatATAAAGTTAGAAAATACTttataacgtacacgcatagcgagtcgcCCATCATAGCGAGTCGCCCACTTCCTTATCGTATGTAAAACCCCTAGTTTTCAACTATTTTTTGAAAATCCACTTTAAGCCTAAAAAACACTAGGTTTTGAGGATTAGTATTTGATAAGACTTATATTATAGGAAAAAAATACAGTAGAAATTCTAGCTCTAACCCTATACCTAGATCTCCCAaacctcttatctagagaGTTAGATAAGCTAGCTTATATAAAGCTGCATACTAACTAGGGAAGGATTTTCTACTGTATTTTTTCCTATAATATAACTCTTATCAAATACTAATCCTCAAAACCTAGTGTTTTTTAGGCTTAAAATGGATTTTTAAAAAATAGTTGAAAACTAGGGGTTTTACATACGATAAGGAAGTGGGCGACTCGCTATGATGGgcgactcgctatgcgtgtacaTTATATAAAATAGAGATAAAAATCTATTTTATAAGACTTTTTGTATTTATTTATCTATATTAGTTATTAATAAAAGGGTGTAGTGAAAAGTAGTACTTTTGGTGTAAAACCCtggccgaaatggggggggtggctgaaaagtgggtgctttgacttataTAGTTACGCCGGCCAGCACCCAACTGGTTGG from the Colletotrichum higginsianum IMI 349063 chromosome 11, whole genome shotgun sequence genome contains:
- a CDS encoding EC7 protein is translated as MPSSNFASFPLVARHCAQPTNCGAVVQGTMCDFCCASNVKPDSIHCKSRNVACQSGGQPGGQTFNCDHA
- a CDS encoding Phospholipase/Carboxylesterase, translating into MEGLDYSRSPGLIAEDNNGSFGPSHVIQPKSEHTHTAIILHGRGSCGEELFQELVASTLSDDCTIIDKLPGWRWVFPSSKKIWSIAFQENMPAWFEAHSLTDPTARQDLQVEGLCESIDYISQVMEGEVKRLGGNQKRLVLGGISQGAAVGMWTLFCQRDQTTGLGGFFAASTWLPFAADVEEILAGQKPLPKKGPDAENMAPKDVLLSMIQTVGERLRLGILEQTSIFMGHGVDDAYVDVELGRQAARVLKQGGGDVEWKEYEGAEEEGHWFKVPDEMDDIGDFLVAI